A segment of the Campylobacter showae CSUNSWCD genome:
CCTCAAATTTGACCGAATTTATTTCTCGGCTATGATTTTAATTATCTCGCAGATGACGTTGCTGGCTGCGCGTAGCGATTTTACCGGCAGGTACTCGTAGATGGAGTGAAAGTTGTGCGCGCCGGTAAAGAGATTCGGACACGGTACGCCCTTTTCCGAGATGACCGCGCCGTCGTAGCCGCCTCGCATCGGGATGACTTTTGGCTCTATGTTTAGCCGAGCGTAGGCCTGCTTTGCCGCGACGACGGGTAGGCTGTTTTCGCCACCTTCAAGGTAGTTAAATACGTTTTTGTAGCGATCTTTTAGGCTGATTTGAATTCTGTGCGCGCCGTAAATTTTAGCAAACGAGTCGGCTAGATCTTGTAAAAACGCCATGCGCTGCGCATATTTTGCCTCGTTAAATTCGCGAACGTCGAGCTTTAGCACGGTCTTTGCGCTGTTGCCCGATAGCTCCTTGACCCAGTAGTAGCCCTCGACGCCGTCGGTGTATTCGGGTGCTTCGCCGCCCGGTAGCATCGAGATAAATTTATGCGCGAGTAGCAAGGAATTTACTAGCTTGCCCTTGGCGTTCATCGGGTGCGCGGACTGCCCGACGAAGGTCACGACCGCGTCGCCGGCGTTCCAGTTTTGGTAAATCAGCTCGCCTATACCGCAGCAATCAAGACAGTAGGCAAAGTCGGCCTTTATCTCCGAGACGTCAAGCGCCTTGGCCCCGCGCAGGCCTTGCTCCTCGTCGGGTAAAAAGCCAAACGTCACGTCGCCGTGCTCGATTTGTGGGTTTTGTATGAAAAACTGCGCGGCGTTTACGATGGCGGCGATCGCGGCCTTGTCGTCCGCGCCTAGCAGGCTGGTGCCGTCGGTTACGATGAGATCGTCTCCGACGTAGTTAGCAAGCTCTGGAAATTCGCTAAGTTTGAGCGTTATGCCTAGCTCTTTGTTTAGCGTGACGTCGCCGCCCTCGTAGCGCACGATTTGCGCTTTCGTGTCGTTTTTTTGCTCCGCGCTAGTATCAAGGTGCGCGAAAAACGCCACGGACGGCAGCTTCTTGGCGGAGTTTGACGGCAAAACGGCCGTAGTTATGGCGTTTTCTCGTCTTTTTATATTTTGTAGTCCAAGCTCCTTTAGCTCGCTTTCTATCAGCTTTGCTAGATCGTGCTCGGTTGGGTTTGACGGCATGATGCCTGCCGCGCCCGCTTCGCGGTTTGTCGTTGTGTTGATCTTTGTATAGCGTAAAAATCTCTCGACTATATCCATGTTTGCTCCTAAATTTGAGATAAAATTTATGAAATTATACTATCTTTTAATTAAGCTTAAAATAAAATTTTAATATTTTAGGGCAAGTTTAAAATTTAATCGGTATAATTCGCAAACTAAATTTAAAGGAGCAAAAATGCGAAATTTACGCTACGTAAGCGACCTTTCGGACTTTCATCAGGTTTTTTCGGCGACGCTGGGAAAGATGGCGACCGTACAAAATAGATTTGCGGATATCGTCGGCAACCTCGACTGGAACGTGGATTTTGACAGCTGCGAGATAGCTTTCGGCGATCAAATTTATAAGATACAGTTTATCGGCAGCGAGTCAAACGTGAGCGACACTTGGCTGTGGGGGCACGCGAACGTAAATAATTTCGGCGAGGAGGCGACGCGGTTTTCGGCGGAGGTGTTGCGCGCTGGAGCGGAGTGGGGCTTGCAGGCTTTTAGCGAACCGAGTTTTGAGCTAGATGAAACCTTTAACGGCCATACGCTTTGTATAGCCGCGTGCGGAGCGGTGGGCGAAAATTTATGCTACTACGGCTGCAGGCACGACAAGGGCTGTGCGTTTGTGGCTATCACAGATGCGCCGGATTTGCTTTTTGGGCCTCTTAGCGCGCACGAGTTTGTCAAAACAGCAAGCGGCTGCATACAAAATCACGACGTAGATCATAAAATTTTCATCAAAAGCTTTTTGGAATTCAACGGAGTCAAATTTGATGAAAACGTCGAAAAGGGCGGATTTTTTAAGAAAGCCAAAGACGAAATCGTAGCTAAATTTGACAAAGAGCTTTTGATCAAATTTGACGATAAGGGTAGGATATCGGAATTTAAATATGAATTTTAATTTGGGTAGTTTGAGCAAGGCGATGGGTTAAAAGCCCACCGCCTTAAATTTACGAATGGAAGTGAAACTCGTCCGGGTGATCTAGCGCGTAGCGGAATTTCTCCATATCTACTTTTTTATCCCAGATCGAGATGATTAGGCAGCCCACGGCGTTGCCGCAGAGGTTTCCGACCGCGCGCATCTCGGACATAAACTTATCAACACCAAGTAGCACCGCAACCGTAACCACCGGGATACCTGCGCTAGGAAGCGCGGCAAGCGTACCGGCAAGTATGATAAATCCAGAGCCTGTGACGCCGACAGCGCCCTTGCTAGTTACCATCAAGATGACGAGAATTTGTATCAAATGCTCGATGCTTAGCGGGATGCCGAAGGCTTGAGCAAGGAAAATAACGCTAAGCGATAGGTAGATGTTTGTACAGTCTAGGTTAAACGAATATCCCGTCGGTATGATGAGTCCGACCGCGCCTCTATGGATGCCCGCAGCCTCTAGCTTTTGCATGAGCGGAGCTAGCGCGGTCTCTGAGGAGCTCGTTGCAAACACGATCAAGACCTCTTTTGCGATGAAGCGCATAAATTTAAAGATATTGACTTTTGCAAAATAGCAAATAATACCCAGAACGACGAATATAAAAAATAAGCTTGCAATCGCCATAACGAAAAGTAGCTCAAGCATACCCAAAAGCGAGTTGATGCCAAATTTGCCGATCAAAAACGCCATCGCGGAAAATGCTGCAACCGGGCTAAATAGCATCAAAATCGTAAGCAGTTTTAGCACCCAGTGCTGAACGATTTCAAGTGGTCTTAGGATCTTCTTTTTATAGTCGTGCTTTAAAAACGAGATCGCAACAGCCGTAACGATCGCCAAAAATAGCACTTGAAGTGTGTTTGATTTGATAAACGGATCAAGCAAATGCACATAAGGGAAAATGCCGTCTACGGGCACAGCGCCGCGTAAAATGTGAAGCGTATGCGCTAAAATTCCGCTATTTGCGTCTATATTTGAGGCTTGGCTCGTAAATTTCTCTACGCTAGAGGCGTCAAGCTGCGTGTAGTCAAGGTGCATATCGTGACCCGGTTTTAGCGTCTCGCCAAAGATTATTCCCACGGCAAGAGCTATGGTGCTCACAACCTCAAAGTAGATAAATCCTTTAAGTCCGATAGAGCCCAGTTCCTTCATGCTCTCAAGTCCGATTATGCCTGAGACGATCGTGAGGAAAATAATCGGTCCGATGAGCGCTTTTAGGGCTTTGATAAAGTAGTCGATGCCCGGCTTGCTCGCGATGCCTAGATCCGGGAAGATCATGCCGACCGCGATACCGGCGACGATGCCGAAAACCACCCAAAACGCTAGGTTGGTAAACATTCTAATAAGAAAAGGTTTTTGCGGCTTGGCCGCGTTTGAAACGCTTGGGTTCAAGAGGTGTCCTTTAAAAATTATTAAAAAGCTATTTTAACAAATAAATTTATATAAAAAGATAAAATCGCGGCGATTTTGGTCAAATTTTACCGACCGCCGCAAATTTTATCAAATTTTACAAACTCTCTAAAATTTCGATTGAATTTATCTTATCGCCTTGCCTGACGCTATCTAGAGTCTTTAGGCTAGGCTCGTCCACGATCTGGCCAAACACCGTATGCACGCCGTCAAGGTGCGGCTGCGCGCTGTGGCAGACGAAAAACTGACTGCCGCCCGTATCGCGTCCGGCGTGCGCCATGGATAAGGTTCCGCGTTTGTGCTTGTGTTTTTGGCCTACGCACTCGCATTTTATGCGCCAGCCCGGCCCTCCTGTGCCCGTACCGTGCGGGCAGCCGCCCTGGATCACGAAATTTGGGATCACGCGGTGGAAATTTAATCCGTCGTAAAAGCCGCTTTTGGCTAGCTGAGCGAAATTCGTCACTGCTTGTGGCGCTTCCTCACCGTAGAGTTCGAGCTTCATATCGCCTTTTTCGGTGTGGATCACGGCAAATTTGAGCTTAGCAAGCTCGGCCGCGTCGATGTCGTAGATTTTTAGTTCGTCGTTTCTCATTTTTTTCCTTAAATTTATTCGATATTTGTATAAACCGCTTGCACGTCGTCGTCGTCTTCGAGCTTATCGAGTAGTTTTTCTAGTTCGTTCATCTGCTCTTCGTCTAGGCTTATCGGCGAGTTTGCGATGTACTGCAGGCTAGCTTTTTTAGCCTCGAGTCCTAGCTTTTCGATACCTTCGCTTAGCGTGCCAAAGCTTGCGTAATCGCCGTAGATATAAAGCACGCCGTCTTCTTCCTCGATCTCGGTTAGACCAAAGTCGATGAGCTCTAGCTCAATCTCGTCAAGCTCTTTTGCGGGCATATCGAGCTCAAAAACGCTCTTTCTCGTAAACATAAAATTTAAGCTTCCGCTAGGCAGGATTTCGCCGCCGTTTTTGCTAAATATCGCCTTGACGTTAGCAACCGTGCGAGTTGGGTTATCGGTAGCGCACTCGACGATGATCTGCACGCCGTGAGCGCCCTTGCCGTCGTAAAAGATGGTCTTGATATCCGCGCTATCCTTGCCGCTAGCGCGTTTTATCGCTGCATCGATGTTGTCTTTTGGCATATTTTGCGCCTTGGCCGCTGCTATTGCGGCGCGGAGTTTTGGGTTCATATCAGGCTCCGTGCCGCCCTCTTTAGCCGCTACGGTTATGGCTTTTGCGAGTTTTGGAAAAACTTTGCTCATCTTGTCCCAGCGCGCTTCTTTCGCGGCGCGCCTATATTCAAACGCTCGTCCCATTTCATTCCTTTAAAAATTTTTGCCCAATTATATCTAAAAAAATTTTGCATTTTTTTAAAAACGCGAGGTTTTGAGCGTATTAGTAAAAAATTTAGCTTTAAGTCCTATAATCCGAATATGATTTTAAATGCCCGAAAAGACGACGCCGCGCGCTGCATAGAGTTGTTAAATTTAGCCATGGAGGACATCGCATTTACGCTTAGCGGCGTGAGCGATCCCGCTAAGAGCGATGAAATTTTGCATAAATTTTTTAGAAGCGAGATAAACCGCCTAAGCTACAACAATGTTTTTGTTTTCAAATTTGACGGCGAGATCGCGGGAGCGATTTGCGCTTACGACGGAGGAGAGATCGAGGTATTGGATGAGCCTATTAGGGCGCATTTGCGTATGCTTGGCTCAAACGAAGTTCCGCAGACGGAGTGCTTTGCAGACGAGCTATATATCGATAGTCTTGCCGTGGACGAGAGGTTTCGCGGACGAGGCATCGCAAAAGAGCTGATCAAATTTATCTTTACCCTCGCGCCAAAACGAAATATCAAAAAAGTAGCCCTCATCGTCGATGAAAAAAAGCCAAAAACTATGGCTTTTTACGAGCGTTTAGGTTTTAAAACCGACTGCGAAATGATCATAAATTCTCACAAATACTACCATATGATAAAGGAGATAAAATGACTAAATTTAAGGTTGCTAATATCCACTGCGAAAACTGCGCAAACACCATAAAAAACGCTCTTGGCGATGAATACGGCGAGATAAAAGTAGATATGAGCGCCGAGCCAAAGATCGTGAGCGTAAATTTAGACGGCAAGGACGAGGCGAAATTTAAAGAGGAGCTGGATGATTTGGGATTTAGCGTCATAGAGAAAATTTGATGCAAAATATCAAACTAAACATCGCAGGCATGACCTGCGTAAACTGTTCAAACGCCATCGAGCGCGTGACGAAAAAGATCGCGGGCGTGCTAGACGCGAAAGTTAGCTTCGCAAACGGCTCGGGCGAATTTATCATAGAAAGCGCCGAAGTACAAGCCGCGATAGAAGAAAAGATAAAAAAACTAGGCTACGGCGTGGCAAAGGATTTGGCGGAATTTGAAGCCAAACGCGAGAAGCATATCTTAAATTTACGCCGAAATTTCCTAGCCGCCGCAGCTTTTAGCGCGGTGATTATGGCGCTTGAGATGAGCGAGCAGCCAAGCGTAGCAAAATCAGCCATCATGCTAGCGCTTGCCTTTATCACGATAGCTACGTGCGGGCGGGACTTTTTCATCCACGCTTACGGCGCGCTAAAAAATAAAAATTTCGACATGAACGTACTCGTAGCACTGGGCACTAGCACGGCGTTTGCGTATTCGCTGGGCGTTTTTATCGCGGGCGAGCGCCTGCCTGAAAATATGCGCCACCTTTACGTTTCAGGCGCAGCCATGATAACGGCTTTCGTGCTGCTGGGTAAATTTTTAGAAGAGCGTTCAAAAGCCCGCGCTGGCGACTACATAAAATCGCTAATGGATATGTCGCCCAAAACCGCTCTTGTGCTACAAAAAGACGGTAGTGCGCTGGAAGCGGGTGTTGCGAGCCTAAAAATAGGCGACATCGCGGTCGTAAAGAGCGGCTATGCGGTGCCTTGCGACGGAGTCGTGATAAACGGCGGCGCGGAGATCGACACCTCGATGCTAACGGGCGAGAGCCTACCAGTCTATAAAAAACAAGGCGACGAGGTCAATGCCGGAACTATAAATTTAAACGGCTACATCAACGTAAAGGTTACTAAACTCGCTAATCAAACGCTTTTGTCGCAAATTTTAGAGCTTTTAAGCGATGCGTCGAGCAAAAAGATGCCTATCAGCCGCTTTGCCGACCGCGTGGCAAATATCTTCGTGCCTAGCGTGATAGCTATCGCCGTCGTTACGTTTCTTGCGTGGTTTGCACTTACTGGAAATGCGCTACAAGGCGTGCTAAGCGCGGTTTGCGTGCTTATTATCTCATGTCCTTGCGCGCTGGGGCTAGCTACTCCGATAGCCATCGTCTCCTCGCTATCTCTAGGCGCTAAAAACGGAATCCTCATCAAAAATCCCGAGGTTTTAGAGGTGCTTGGCGACGTGAAATACGCGATATTTGATAAAACGGGTACGCTAACAAAGGGCGAAATATCCGTAAATTTTACAGATATAAACGATGAAAATTTAGCCAAAATCGCCGCACTAGAGGCCAAAAGCTCGCATCCGATATCTGCTGCGATCGTTAGATACGCAAGCGAGCTGGGGCTTAAAATTTTAGGCGATGAAAAGGGTTTTGAAAATATCGCGGGACGCGGCGTAAAGAGTGAGGACGAGAGCGTGATAGCAGGCAACGAGGCTCTTTTAAGCGAACTTGGCGTAGAGATAAGCACGCAAGCTAAAGAGCTAATCGCCAAAGCGCAAAATGAAGGAAACGGCGTAGTGCTCGCGGCTTTGAATAAAATTTATGTAGGTTTTATCGCGCTTAGCGATACGGTAAAAGAGGACGCCGCGCAGGCTATGCAAAGCCTAAAAGATGCTGGTATAACGCCCGTAATGCTAACCGGAGATAACGCCTTCACCGCAAAAAATGTGGCTGGCAAGCTTGGCGTAGAAAAGGTTTTTGCCGGCATGCTACCTAATGAAAAATTTGAAACGATAAAACGTCTGCAAGAAGAGGGTGCGGTGCTATTTGTCGGCGACGGTATTAACGACGCCGCACCGTTAAAGCAAGCAAATGTGGGTATCGCGATGAGTAGCGGTGCGGATATCGCAAAAGAAGCCGGCGACGTAGTGCTGGTAAAAAACGATCTAAAAAGCGCGGTAGCTACGATAAATTTAGCCAACGAGACGATGAAAACGATAAAGCAAAATTTGTTTTGGGCGTTTGTTTATAACGCCGTTTGTATCCCGGTTGCGGCGGGAGTTTTGGCGCCTTTGGGGCTCATGCTAACGCCCGTTTACGGAGCTGCGGCGATGTGTTTTAGCTCGGTCACGGTCGTGTTAAATTCGATCAGATTACGATTTAAGCAAATCTAAAATTTAGCCTAAATTTTGTAAAATCCCGCAAAAAACAAAAAAGGAAAAAGATGAATTTAGGTAAATTTTACGCCGTGATCGCAAGGATATTTGCGCTAAATTTCGCTTTGCCGCCAAGCGCGAAGCTTTTTAGCGAGCTAAATAAAAATCCAAAATGGATAATAACAAACGATAGCGAAGCAAACGCCAAAGGACGCGCGCTATACGAGGAGTCGATAAAAACTGAAAGCACCCTAGAGATCGCAAAGGACTTTGCAAATTTGAAAAAATATTTTAACGCGGAGTTTTTTTTCGAGGGCGATAAGGCGCGCCTCGAAGGTTTCTATAAAAAGTGCAAATTTAGCCCAAATTTAAATGTCAGCGCGCTTGATAGCCTAACAAACGAGCTTTCGTTTTTCTCCTCCGTTGTCGAGCTAAAACAAGACGAGCAAACAAAGGAAATTTTGGGCGTTTTGTTAAGCTCCTATCTGCTACCGTACGCTAAAAAGCTAGCTCCCGCCCTACAAAACGAAGCAAAAAGTAAATTTTACCGCGCTATGGGCTATCTTTTCGAGGATTTTGCGAGCGGCATAGAAAATACGCTAAAAGTCAAAGTCGTACCTAGATGAGCTGGTGGAACGACTTTTATATAAATTTCGATCCGGTCGCGTTTGAGCTGTTTGGCATTAAGGTGCACTGGTACGGGATAATGTACGTCCTGGCGCTACTAGTGGCGCTAGGAGTGGCTAAATTTATCGTCAAGCGCGATAATATGCAAATTTCAAATTCGCTGCTTGATAATTATTTCTTTTGGGTGGAAATCGGCGTGATACTGGGCGCGAGGCTCGGCTATATCGTCATTTATGATCCAAATACCGCTTATTATCTCACTCATCCTTGGCAGATTTTTAACCCCTTTCACAACGGCGAATTTGTCGGTATTCGCGGTATGAGCTATCACGGCGCGGTGGTTGGATTTTTGATAGCGACATGGGCTTTTTGTCGTAAATTTAAGCAAAATTTGTGGCAGCTTTTAGATCTCGTTGCGCTTAGCATTCCGCTTGGATATTTTTTCGGTCGCATCGGAAATTTTTTAAATCAAGAGCTATTCGGCCGTATCACGGACGTCTCATGGGCGATCAATGTCGCGGGACAGATGCGTCATCCATCGCAAATTTACGAAGCCGTTTTAGAAGGGCTTGCGGTTTTTGCCATCCTTTTTGTTTATAGAAAATTTAAAAAATTTGACGGCGAACTCATCGCTCTTTATGCCGTGCTTTATACCTTTGCCAGATTTATCTGCGAGTTCTTTAGAGAGCCTGATTTTGGGATCGGCTTTGTATTTTTAAATTTATCTATGGGGCAGATACTATCCTTTTTAATGTTTGCATGCGGCATTTTCCTTTATATTATCTTAAATAAAAAATATACAAAATTTTAAAAGGTTTTTAAAGTAATTTACGATACTATTACGCCGTTTTTATAGTGTCATAATTTAATTTTCTTTTAAGTTATGATAATTTATCTCAATTTTATAGGAGGGCTCATGAGTGGGCTAATCGAGGGCTTCTTGGGTAGGCAAGCGGATACGAAAAAAAGTCGTACTCCTGCCGTTTGGGACAGATGGCAAAGTATAACGGGACTGATTTTGGCCTGTTTTATTTTGTGTCACATGGTATTTACCTCTACCATTTTATTCGGCAAGGGCGCATTTAACGCCGTTGTAGGTTTTGCGGAGGCTAAATTTTTATTCGGCGAGGCTACATGGTGGATTACTAACGTTATCGCTGCGATAATATTCGTCGTTTTTATCGCTCACGCATTTTTGGCGATGAGAAAATTTCCTGCAAACTACAGACAATACATCATGTTTAGAGGCCACAAAGACCGCATGAAACACCTTGACACTACTCTTTGGTGGTTTCAGTTTTTGACAGGTTTTGCTCTATTTTTCGCAGCCAGTGCGCACTTAGTCGATATAATCTTCGGCGGACACATCACTGCCGACAAATCAGCGGCTGCATTTCATCAACTAGAAATTTTCTACTTCGCTTTACTTGTATTTATGGTTGTTCACGCTAGCGTGGGAATGTACCGCCTATACGTAAAATGGGTAAGTATCGACGGAGTAAACAAACAAGAGATGTTCGCAAAAAGAAATAAAGCCAAAACTGCGATATTTGCGGTTTTTGGAGTGCTCGCGGTCATCGCGCTGATCGCCGATTTCGTGTGGATCAGTCTTTAGGAAAAGGAGCTTTAAAAAATGAACGTAAAATATTATGACGCATTAGTTATCGGAGGCGGTCTGGCGGGACTACGAGCTGCCGTTGCCGCCGGAGAAAAAGGGCTAAGTACGGTAGTTTTAAGCCTAATCCCAGTTAAGCGCTCGCACTCTGCGGCTGCGCAAGGCGGTATGCAAGCCTCTTTAGGAAACTCAAAAATGAGCGAAGGCGACAACGAGGATGTACACTTTGCAGACACTGTAAAAGGTAGTGACTGGGGCTGCGACCAACAAGTTGCACGTATGTTTTGCCAAACTGCGCCTAAGGCTATCCGCGAGCTAGCCGCTTGGGGCGTGCCTTGGACTCGTATCACAAAAGGCGAGAGAAGCGCTATCATCAACGCTCAAAAAACAACTATCGTAGAAAAAGAAGAAGTCCACGGACTCATCCACAGCCGTGACTTTGGCGGAACTAAAAAATGGAGAACCTGCTTTACTGCTGACGCTACGGGTCACACTATGCTTTTTGCCGTAGCAAACGAAGCTCTAAAACATAACGTTGAAATCCACGACAGAAAAGAAGCTATCGCGCTAATCCACGCAAACAACCGCTGTTACGGCGCGATAGTTCGTGACCTTGTAAATGGTGAGATCACAGCTTATGTTTCTAAAGGCACGCTTATAGCAACTGGCGGTTATGGCAGAGTTTATAAACACACCACAAACGCCGTCGTTTGCGAGGGTATCGGCGCTGCGATCGCACTTGAGACTGGCGTAGCTCAGCTTGGTAACATGGAAGCTGTTCAGTTTCACCCAACTCCGATCGTCCCATCAGGCATTCTTCTAACAGAAGGTTGCCGCGGTGATGGCGGAATTTTGCGTGACGTTGATGGATACCGCTTTATGCCTGATTATGAACCAGAGAAAAAAGAACTTGCTAGCCGTGACGTCGTTAGCCGCCGCATCATGGAGCACATCCGTGCAGGCAAAGGCGTACCTAGTCCTTATGGCTATCACGTTTGGCTTGATATCTCTATCCTTGGACGTGAACACATCGAGAAAAATTTACGTGACGTTCAAGAAATTTGCGAAATTTTTAACGGCATCGATCCTGCTGACACTGAAGTATATACTGACGAGACAGGACATCAGCGTGGCAAAGGCTGGGCACCGATCCTACCTATGCAGCACTACTCAATGGGTGGCATCAAGACAAAACCAACTGGTGAGAGCCCAACACTAGCTGGTCTATTTAGCGCTGGCGAAGCTGCTTGCTGGGATATGCACGGCTTTAACCGCCTTGGTGGCAACTCAGTTTCTGAGACAGTCGTCGCTGGTATGATCGTTGGTGATTATTTTGCAGATTACTGTGCTAGCCATGAGATCGAGATAAACACAGCTGATATTGAGAAATTTGTTAAAAAACAAGAAGATTATCTAAATAGCCTCGTTACAAAAGAGGGTAAATTTAACGTCTTTGATATCAAAAACAAGATGAAAGAGGTAATGTGGGAACACGTTGCGATATTTAGAACAGGCAAAGGTCTAGAGCTTGCTGTTAAAGAGCTTGAAGCACTTTACAAAGAGTCACTTGATGTAAAAGTAAGCAACAAAGCGCTATTTGGCAACCCAGAGCTTGAAGAGGCTTATCGCGTACCAAAGATGCTAAAACTAGCACTTTGTATCGCAAAAGGTGCGCTTGATAGAACAGAGAGCCGTGGCGCTCACTGCCGTGAAGACTATCCAAAAAGAGATGACCTTAACTGGCTAAACAGAACGCTTACAAGCTGGAAAGAAGGCGACACTCTGCCAACCATCACTTATGAGTCACTTGATATCATGAAGATGGAGATGCCGCCAGCATTTAGAGGTTATGGTGCAAAAGGAAATATCATCGAGCATCCAAACAGCGCTATCCGCCAAAAAGAGGTCGATGAAATTCGCGAGAAAATGCAAGCAGAAGGCAAGAGCAGACAAGAAATTCAAGAGGCTTTGATGCACTATGACCTTCAACCAAAATACAAAGCACCAAATGAAAGAGCAGGAATAGGATATGAGTAGAAAAATCACCATAAAAGCATTTAAATATAATCCGTTGAGCAAAATTTCAAAGCCGCATTTCGCGACCTACGAGCTAGAAGAAACCGACGGCATGACGCTTTTTATAGCGTTAAATCAAATTCGTGAGAAATTTGACCCGGATCTTAGCTTTGACTTTGTTTGCCGTGCCGGTATCTGCGGTAGTTGCGGTATGTTAGTTAATGGTACGCCAAAGCTTGCTTGCCGTACGCTAACCAAAGACTATTCAGGCGGCGTGATTGAGCTTATGCCTTTGCCGGTATTTAAGCTGTTAAAAGATCTAAGCGTAGACACGGGCAACTGGATGAACGCGATGAGTAAGCGCGTGGAGAGTTGGATACACACTGACCACAAGACCGATATCTCTAAGCTTGAGGAAAAAGTCCAGCCTGAAGTAGCGCAAGAGGTATTTGAGCTTGACCGCTGCATCGAGTGTGGTATTTGTGTAGCTGCGTGCGGTACGGCTATCATGAGGCCTGATTTTATTGGTGCGGTAGGGCTTAACCGCGTAGCTAGATTTAAAATCGACGCGCTAGATAAACGAACCGACGAGGACTTTTATGAGCTTATCGGCGATGACGACGGCGTGTTTGGCTGTATGACTTTGCTAGGCTGCGAGGATAACTGCCCTAAACACCTTCCGCTTCAAAGCAGGATCGCATATATGCGCAGAAAGATGGCTGTAATAAAGTAGCCAAGGGGTCGTGAGACCCCTTTTTAAATTTAACTTCAAATTTTACTTCTATTTCTATTTTGCTTTTTTCTCAAATTTGTTTTTTAATTAGGTTCAATTTGTTCAAATTTGATGATCTATGCTGTATGTATTTTTACAAAAAACAGGCGTACAAAAAACGTCAAATTTTGCTTTAATAAAAATAGTAGCATCTTTGGTCTAGTCAGGCTTATTTTTTATTTTTAGAAGTATTACAAGTTAAAAATGTCTTTAAATTTGTGTTTTAGTAGATTTTGAAATCTTGTAAAAATGATAGATGGTGGAAGCGAGGTTGTTCGATATTTAGCTTTAAATATCGTATTTATCGCACTTCTATAGAAAATAAAGCCATTTTTTACACACTTAAAAACACATCCGAACTATTTTACGATGTAATAAAAAATTTAAGATATTCGGAGATAAAAAATTGGTAATGAAAAGTTTGGTTTTCAATACAAAAACGAGGAAAAGCCCTAAAATAGGCACTTTGCGATTTAAGTATTTGCCGTTTTTAAGTTTCAAACGCTTAAACGGCTAAATTTTCTTAAGAATTGAGATGTTTCACGGCTTTTTTAGCTCGAAACTTAATTAAGCTTCGTTTGTGAAACAAAAGCCGTTTTTATTTGTTTCACGCCTGCCACTCGTTGGCTTTGTAAATGCCCAAAACGTAAATAGCCCCGTTCTCTATCGCGTAAGGTATCACATAGCTTTTAAAAATCAAGTCTCTTATGCTCTCATCGTCAAAATTAATAGACTTGCGACAAATAAGGGGCGTTTGCGCCGTGCGCTCTATCTTTGCGATAAGCTCGTTTCTAAACTCTCGCGCCCTGCTTAGGCTGTCTTTTGCTATGAAGTCGAATATCGTCTTTAGCTCGCGCTCGAATTT
Coding sequences within it:
- a CDS encoding DUF6882 domain-containing protein, giving the protein MRNLRYVSDLSDFHQVFSATLGKMATVQNRFADIVGNLDWNVDFDSCEIAFGDQIYKIQFIGSESNVSDTWLWGHANVNNFGEEATRFSAEVLRAGAEWGLQAFSEPSFELDETFNGHTLCIAACGAVGENLCYYGCRHDKGCAFVAITDAPDLLFGPLSAHEFVKTASGCIQNHDVDHKIFIKSFLEFNGVKFDENVEKGGFFKKAKDEIVAKFDKELLIKFDDKGRISEFKYEF
- a CDS encoding peptidylprolyl isomerase; this translates as MRNDELKIYDIDAAELAKLKFAVIHTEKGDMKLELYGEEAPQAVTNFAQLAKSGFYDGLNFHRVIPNFVIQGGCPHGTGTGGPGWRIKCECVGQKHKHKRGTLSMAHAGRDTGGSQFFVCHSAQPHLDGVHTVFGQIVDEPSLKTLDSVRQGDKINSIEILESL
- a CDS encoding GNAT family N-acetyltransferase, whose amino-acid sequence is MILNARKDDAARCIELLNLAMEDIAFTLSGVSDPAKSDEILHKFFRSEINRLSYNNVFVFKFDGEIAGAICAYDGGEIEVLDEPIRAHLRMLGSNEVPQTECFADELYIDSLAVDERFRGRGIAKELIKFIFTLAPKRNIKKVALIVDEKKPKTMAFYERLGFKTDCEMIINSHKYYHMIKEIK
- a CDS encoding YebC/PmpR family DNA-binding transcriptional regulator, whose product is MGRAFEYRRAAKEARWDKMSKVFPKLAKAITVAAKEGGTEPDMNPKLRAAIAAAKAQNMPKDNIDAAIKRASGKDSADIKTIFYDGKGAHGVQIIVECATDNPTRTVANVKAIFSKNGGEILPSGSLNFMFTRKSVFELDMPAKELDEIELELIDFGLTEIEEEDGVLYIYGDYASFGTLSEGIEKLGLEAKKASLQYIANSPISLDEEQMNELEKLLDKLEDDDDVQAVYTNIE
- a CDS encoding heavy-metal-associated domain-containing protein; protein product: MTKFKVANIHCENCANTIKNALGDEYGEIKVDMSAEPKIVSVNLDGKDEAKFKEELDDLGFSVIEKI
- a CDS encoding cation:dicarboxylate symporter family transporter; translated protein: MNPSVSNAAKPQKPFLIRMFTNLAFWVVFGIVAGIAVGMIFPDLGIASKPGIDYFIKALKALIGPIIFLTIVSGIIGLESMKELGSIGLKGFIYFEVVSTIALAVGIIFGETLKPGHDMHLDYTQLDASSVEKFTSQASNIDANSGILAHTLHILRGAVPVDGIFPYVHLLDPFIKSNTLQVLFLAIVTAVAISFLKHDYKKKILRPLEIVQHWVLKLLTILMLFSPVAAFSAMAFLIGKFGINSLLGMLELLFVMAIASLFFIFVVLGIICYFAKVNIFKFMRFIAKEVLIVFATSSSETALAPLMQKLEAAGIHRGAVGLIIPTGYSFNLDCTNIYLSLSVIFLAQAFGIPLSIEHLIQILVILMVTSKGAVGVTGSGFIILAGTLAALPSAGIPVVTVAVLLGVDKFMSEMRAVGNLCGNAVGCLIISIWDKKVDMEKFRYALDHPDEFHFHS
- the pepT gene encoding peptidase T, producing MDIVERFLRYTKINTTTNREAGAAGIMPSNPTEHDLAKLIESELKELGLQNIKRRENAITTAVLPSNSAKKLPSVAFFAHLDTSAEQKNDTKAQIVRYEGGDVTLNKELGITLKLSEFPELANYVGDDLIVTDGTSLLGADDKAAIAAIVNAAQFFIQNPQIEHGDVTFGFLPDEEQGLRGAKALDVSEIKADFAYCLDCCGIGELIYQNWNAGDAVVTFVGQSAHPMNAKGKLVNSLLLAHKFISMLPGGEAPEYTDGVEGYYWVKELSGNSAKTVLKLDVREFNEAKYAQRMAFLQDLADSFAKIYGAHRIQISLKDRYKNVFNYLEGGENSLPVVAAKQAYARLNIEPKVIPMRGGYDGAVISEKGVPCPNLFTGAHNFHSIYEYLPVKSLRAASNVICEIIKIIAEK